A genome region from Carassius carassius chromosome 23, fCarCar2.1, whole genome shotgun sequence includes the following:
- the LOC132101926 gene encoding small acidic protein-like, whose protein sequence is MSSSDETCKGTKRPASPDESGAAQWESADLGTDERKHKFLRLMGAEKKEHTGRLVIGDHKSTSHFRSGAEDQKITTELEHQYQQGLDGKLSGRNRRHCGLGFSEPDPPAESASAAVPEKSDSSEKTPEQPSKPNKDEKTHSSDTESEKQELHTDSKEDKKMAFVKST, encoded by the exons ATGAGTTCTTCAGACGAAACATGTAAAGGCACGAAACGACCCGCATCTCCAGATGAA TCTGGAGCTGCACAATGGGAATCAGCAGATTTAGGGACAGACGAAAGGAAGCACAAGTTTTTGAGGCTGATGGGAGCAGAAAAG AAAGAGCACACTGGACGCCTTGTTATTGGGGATCACAAGTCAACTTCCCATTTCCGTAGCG GGGCAGAGGATCAGAAGATTACCACAGAGCTCGAGCACCAGTATCAGCAGGGTCTGGATGGGAAGTTATCAGGAAGGAATAGGAGACACTGTGGACTGGGCTTTAGTGAG CCCGATCCACCTGCTGAGAGTGCGAGCGCCGCTGTGCCCGAGAAGTCAGACAGTTCAGAAAAGACCCCTGAACAACCATCAAAACCAAACAAGGATGAGAAAACGCATTCATCCGACACAGAGTCCGAGAAACAGGAACTGCACACAGACTCAAAGGAGGACAAGAAAATGGCTTTTGTAAAATCCACATAA